In Spiroplasma clarkii, the DNA window TTTACTTGGGCAAACAGAATTATTGCTAAATGTTGTGTAATTTATTTTTGATTAAAATACTCAATCCTAAAATTATATTTTCAAAAATATTACCGAAACCAAAAACTACATCTTGATTAATTTATAGTATGTATTTCTCAAAATTTACTTGCATGTTTCCAAACACAAGTGTCAAGAATAGTTTTAATCACTCTCTATATCAGGGTGATTTTTTTTATTTTCCAGAATTTTACTATAGTATCTTTTTTTATGTTCAATAAATTCAATTTGTTTTTGAATACTTTCTTGGTTTTTTAGCACAACTTTTTCTTGTTGTAAAATTAAATTTAATCTTTCCTTAGCGCTTTTTTCACCAAGATCTAATAAGCGCATATATTTTTTAATATTCTTTAAAGGCATTCCAATTTGTTTTAAACAAATTATCAAATCAATAACATGAAGATCATCTTCTAGCAAATAGCGATAACCATTTTCATCACGTTTGAAGTCTTTAATTAAACCTTTTTCATCATAAAATCTCAAATTATACTCTTTCATTTCAAATTTTTGAGCAATATCTTTTAAATAAAACTTCTTCATAGGCTATGCCTCCTGATTTAATGATAGCATACAACCTTAAAGTTTAACAACCATAATGTTTGAAATGTTGACTAGACAATTTCTCCCACTGTTTTGTCATAAAAAATGATAATTTTTGGTTTGTTCTCACTAACTAGTTCATTATTTGTTTATAATAAAAGTAGTACACAGGATTTTGTGAGGTTTAAACTAAATGAGTAAGCGTAATTTTATAAGTGGAGACACTATCAATAATATGATTAAAGCAACAACTCCAGATGTTTTAGAAGTAAGTGTTGACTTAATAACTAAATCTTTTGATGGTTCTAAAGAACTAAGAGATTATCAAAAAAAAGATTTAGCTAAGTTAATTAGCTTAAAAAGAGGTGCAAATTTTTCAGAACAAAGAACTGGAAAAACTCCA includes these proteins:
- a CDS encoding MerR family transcriptional regulator — translated: MKKFYLKDIAQKFEMKEYNLRFYDEKGLIKDFKRDENGYRYLLEDDLHVIDLIICLKQIGMPLKNIKKYMRLLDLGEKSAKERLNLILQQEKVVLKNQESIQKQIEFIEHKKRYYSKILENKKNHPDIESD